A section of the Oryzias melastigma strain HK-1 linkage group LG14, ASM292280v2, whole genome shotgun sequence genome encodes:
- the plp1b gene encoding proteolipid protein 1b isoform X2 gives MGCYDCCIRCIGAVPYPSLVATLLCYAGMALFCGCGHEALTQTEYLVETYFARNVQDYVVMASFIKYFQYVIYGLASFFFLYGILLLAEGFYATSAVKQTFGEFRSTQCGRCLSLTFIVVTYILAFIWLAVFAFTAVPVFFLFNMEQTCHNINLLAETTASINQHSWICMDARQYGLLPWNAVPGKSCGLTLASICKTSEFHLTYDLYIAAFAGAGVTLLALFLYLIATTYNYAVLRFLGRKGIR, from the exons ATGG GTTGTTATGATTGCTGTATCCGGTGCATTGGGGCAGTGCCCTACCCGTCGCTGGTGGCCACCCTGCTGTGCTATGCTGGCATGGCATTGTTTTGTGGCTGTGGACATGAAGCGCTGACCCAGACCGAATACCTTGTTGAGACTTACTTTGCCAGGAACGTCCAGGACTATGTCGTCATGGCGTCTTT CATCAAGTACTTCCAGTATGTGATCTACGGTCTGGCGTCCTTTTTCTTCCTCTACGGTATCTTGTTGCTGGCTGAGGGTTTCTACGCCACAAGTGCAGTCAAGCAGACCTTTGGCGAGTTCAGGAGCACCCAGTGTGGCCGCTGCCTCAGCCTGACG TTTATCGTAGTGACATACATCTTGGCCTTCATCTGGCTTGCAGTGTTTGCCTTCACCGCCGTCCCAGTCTTCTTCCTGTTCAACATGGAGCAAACCTGCCACAACATCAACCTCCTGGCTGAGACGACAGCCAGCATTAATCAGCACAGCTGGATCTGTATGGACGCGAGGCAGTATG gTCTGCTCCCTTGGAATGCGGTGCCAGGCAAGAGTTGTGGACTGACCCTGGCATCCATCTGCAAAACCAGCGAA TTCCACCTGACCTATGACTTGTACATTGCTGCATTTGCTGGAGCCGGAGTCACTCTGTTGGCACTG TTTCTGTATCTAATTGCCACCACCTACAACTACGCAGTCTTGCGTTTCCTGGGCAGGAAAGGAATTCGTTAA
- the plp1b gene encoding proteolipid protein 1b isoform X1, with protein sequence MFPVRQPWLCKALGCYDCCIRCIGAVPYPSLVATLLCYAGMALFCGCGHEALTQTEYLVETYFARNVQDYVVMASFIKYFQYVIYGLASFFFLYGILLLAEGFYATSAVKQTFGEFRSTQCGRCLSLTFIVVTYILAFIWLAVFAFTAVPVFFLFNMEQTCHNINLLAETTASINQHSWICMDARQYGLLPWNAVPGKSCGLTLASICKTSEFHLTYDLYIAAFAGAGVTLLALFLYLIATTYNYAVLRFLGRKGIR encoded by the exons ATGTTTCCGGTCAGGCAGCCTTGGCTTTGCAAAGCCTTAG GTTGTTATGATTGCTGTATCCGGTGCATTGGGGCAGTGCCCTACCCGTCGCTGGTGGCCACCCTGCTGTGCTATGCTGGCATGGCATTGTTTTGTGGCTGTGGACATGAAGCGCTGACCCAGACCGAATACCTTGTTGAGACTTACTTTGCCAGGAACGTCCAGGACTATGTCGTCATGGCGTCTTT CATCAAGTACTTCCAGTATGTGATCTACGGTCTGGCGTCCTTTTTCTTCCTCTACGGTATCTTGTTGCTGGCTGAGGGTTTCTACGCCACAAGTGCAGTCAAGCAGACCTTTGGCGAGTTCAGGAGCACCCAGTGTGGCCGCTGCCTCAGCCTGACG TTTATCGTAGTGACATACATCTTGGCCTTCATCTGGCTTGCAGTGTTTGCCTTCACCGCCGTCCCAGTCTTCTTCCTGTTCAACATGGAGCAAACCTGCCACAACATCAACCTCCTGGCTGAGACGACAGCCAGCATTAATCAGCACAGCTGGATCTGTATGGACGCGAGGCAGTATG gTCTGCTCCCTTGGAATGCGGTGCCAGGCAAGAGTTGTGGACTGACCCTGGCATCCATCTGCAAAACCAGCGAA TTCCACCTGACCTATGACTTGTACATTGCTGCATTTGCTGGAGCCGGAGTCACTCTGTTGGCACTG TTTCTGTATCTAATTGCCACCACCTACAACTACGCAGTCTTGCGTTTCCTGGGCAGGAAAGGAATTCGTTAA
- the plp1b gene encoding proteolipid protein 1b isoform X3 has protein sequence MALFCGCGHEALTQTEYLVETYFARNVQDYVVMASFIKYFQYVIYGLASFFFLYGILLLAEGFYATSAVKQTFGEFRSTQCGRCLSLTFIVVTYILAFIWLAVFAFTAVPVFFLFNMEQTCHNINLLAETTASINQHSWICMDARQYGLLPWNAVPGKSCGLTLASICKTSEFHLTYDLYIAAFAGAGVTLLALFLYLIATTYNYAVLRFLGRKGIR, from the exons ATGGCATTGTTTTGTGGCTGTGGACATGAAGCGCTGACCCAGACCGAATACCTTGTTGAGACTTACTTTGCCAGGAACGTCCAGGACTATGTCGTCATGGCGTCTTT CATCAAGTACTTCCAGTATGTGATCTACGGTCTGGCGTCCTTTTTCTTCCTCTACGGTATCTTGTTGCTGGCTGAGGGTTTCTACGCCACAAGTGCAGTCAAGCAGACCTTTGGCGAGTTCAGGAGCACCCAGTGTGGCCGCTGCCTCAGCCTGACG TTTATCGTAGTGACATACATCTTGGCCTTCATCTGGCTTGCAGTGTTTGCCTTCACCGCCGTCCCAGTCTTCTTCCTGTTCAACATGGAGCAAACCTGCCACAACATCAACCTCCTGGCTGAGACGACAGCCAGCATTAATCAGCACAGCTGGATCTGTATGGACGCGAGGCAGTATG gTCTGCTCCCTTGGAATGCGGTGCCAGGCAAGAGTTGTGGACTGACCCTGGCATCCATCTGCAAAACCAGCGAA TTCCACCTGACCTATGACTTGTACATTGCTGCATTTGCTGGAGCCGGAGTCACTCTGTTGGCACTG TTTCTGTATCTAATTGCCACCACCTACAACTACGCAGTCTTGCGTTTCCTGGGCAGGAAAGGAATTCGTTAA